One Capsicum annuum cultivar UCD-10X-F1 chromosome 2, UCD10Xv1.1, whole genome shotgun sequence genomic window carries:
- the LOC107857764 gene encoding phosphopantetheine adenylyltransferase has translation MEEANPKSTLSPPNTYRAVVLGGTFDRLHDGHRLFLKSAAGLAKDRIVVGVCDGPMLTKKQYADLIEPIDLRMQHVEAYIQSIKPELIVEVEPIVDAYGPSIVDENLEAIVVCKETLPGGLSVNRKRAENGLSLLKIEVVDLVFEESSGDKLSSTALRKLEAEKLRDHHPRSRS, from the exons ATGGAAGAAGCAAATCCCAAGTCCACTTTATCCCCACCTAATACCTACAGGGCGGTTGTACTTGGTGGTACTTTTGATCGCTTACATGATGGCCACCGCCTTTTTCTTAAG tcgGCTGCGGGATTAGCAAAGGATCGAATTGTGGTTGGTGTTTGTGATGGTCCAATGTTGACTAAGAAACAG TATGCTGATCTGATAGAGCCAATTGACCTAAGAATGCAACATGTTGAAGCTTAC ATCCAGTCTATAAAACCTGAGCTGATAGTGGAAGTAGAACCAATAGTGGATGCCTACGGTCCATCAATCGTCGATGAGAATTTGGAGGCTATTGTTGTCTG CAAGGAAACTTTGCCTGGTGGACTATCTGTGAATAGGAAGAGGGCTGAAAACGGACTCTCGCTGCTAAAG ATCGAAGTTGTGGATCTAGTCTTTGAAGAATCAAGTGGAGACAAACTGAGTTCTACTGCTTTGAGAAAACTTGAAGCTGAGAAGCTCAGGGACCACCATCCGAGAAGCCGGAGTTAA